The DNA window GTGTATcactcttttaaaaaaaaatcactacaAGAAAATTGAACATATTATGTAGTGGAGTACTACATAATTAACATTTCACTTTAAAAACCGTCGTATGTGTGTTTGTGGAGTATATGATATTTTGAACTAAACCGTCATATATAAGAAAATTAACATTACATACTTACTCTCATGTATAAACcgtcataaaaaataaatgaacaatGGATTTAAGACAATTCAATCAAAACTACTGTTATATTGATATGATTTCATtgtttaatactagtattttagaatattttacaaaaaaagaacaagttataaaagaataatacaaaagaaaaagaaaaaactaaaacttaactacgaaataattaataaaaatttaggGGGCGTATTATGatcaataagtgaaattctgtCAAAAATCAATGCAAATCTCAACCCTTAGATCCttagattggatggttgtgataagttacattattagactaagatgttacattattagccaagctacattattttactaaaatagtactccctccgtcccgcactacttgcacttatttcctttctgggcgtcccaagttatttgcactctctccatttttagtaacaatttatacctacagccgtaattgttgactttgtctatcactcattccttaatcttcgtgcccaaaagaaaaggtgcgagtagtgcgggatgGATGAAGTACATTATTAGctaatttacattattagactaataatctacattattagatgacacttGGCATTAATCAGACCATTaaatcacaagatccaatggattacaagtgttttgattttgaaccGTATTTAACGTATGAATCTGAATATATCCCtaaaaatttatttgaaaaaacacATAGCACTATATTAAGTTATCAAATTATTTTCTAATGAAACATATAATAATTTAGTTATATAGTATGTTAATTAGTGGAGAActaatatacttataaatttataatctaaactaatgatttttttaaaaaataagtgTTTAATTAACATgacaaaaattatactccatatatacatacagggtacatatgaatttttttttaaaatccatTTATAACTTTGATGCATGATTCAAGTTTATCTCAAATTAACATGCGTTTAGGGTAAATCACTcagtataaaatataattatgtaaaatcTAGTGCTGATTTTTTCTCTACGAATATGATAATTACCTTATTTAATACGGGAAAATCCAGTGCTGACTATGTTATATTTTCCATTCTCGAGTCATATGATATTCCTTTTATAATTGTGCCTTGTTTTGTTAAAAAATCTGCAATCAGAATCCAATTTTGAGACGGATTTGcttccatctataaatacacatgaCTACCTCACAAATTATTCATCAGCTCTCTCtgcctcttcttcttctctctaggttttgcaattaaaatttcaaaacaatTCAATGGCTTCTTCGTCTTCAATTGTGGAGGCTTCGGCTAAGAAGACGATTGTTTTGATCAGCAAAGAAAAGCAGAACTTCGAAGTAAACGAAGCCGCAGCTATGCTTTCGAACACCGTGAAGAACATGATTGAAGACGGCTGCACCGAGGGTGGAATCCCGCTGCCTAACGTCGATTCGGCGACGCTCGCGAAGGTGCTCGAGTACTGCAACGCccacgccgccgccgctgccgccgatGGGGATTTGAACAAGTTCGATTCCGATTACAAGAAGAGCCTCGAGGATGATCGTGTACAGAACATGTTGTTTGATGTCATTTTGgtaatttaattattctttcttggta is part of the Salvia splendens isolate huo1 chromosome 22, SspV2, whole genome shotgun sequence genome and encodes:
- the LOC121786276 gene encoding SKP1-like protein 11, which encodes MASSSSIVEASAKKTIVLISKEKQNFEVNEAAAMLSNTVKNMIEDGCTEGGIPLPNVDSATLAKVLEYCNAHAAAAAADGDLNKFDSDYKKSLEDDRVQNMLFDVILAANYMDIASLLNLTCQLVADMMKGKTPEQIRTKFHIINDYTPEEEAAVRRENQWAFE